A single Neospora caninum Liverpool complete genome, chromosome VIIb DNA region contains:
- a CDS encoding putative DEAD/DEAH box helicase — protein MAGAISRPEEGDEAPHSSASANRDAEAANRDVAAANRDVAAANRDVAAANRDAEAANRDAEAANRDAESTILDERHSYRAGSAGSAVCTLVDTSVFQDAYHEVFESSSSPFEDDGMYTSEEELYEPELSLMELIHPAGPDVSAESLGDEATRRSRLWRETVPATAAPGEATAHLSLLLSDEAAQQATTPHLPPHRSVDVQQPGREQRRSARHQGDGKDSQECREQGQHGGAEQGENGEDREKKGGEEGDGEEEHAGARPMEFSDFELDAALLKSLDRLRLAIPSPVQCEAIPPALKGRDVIVQAKSGTGKTVAFCLVLLQRLLCEIENTKRAVALEKAKDFYHSYDARVAPPAVSSSLAVSSSPSSSSSFSSSISVSCSSVSASSSSESSAPRAPFPPPAAAAEAYVPSSAACKPEAEIAKNAAVGFGLVVAPTRELAVQIANEMGRLAWCLRPTVRLACLFGGRPLSVCHQQLRERPHLLVSTPGRLLSLLRNKGTQKVLSAWPCLCAGTEKGAKRGAREDADAETAEPLEEHTAETVAASSRGREERSEGESETPKEEAGESETPREEAGESETPREEAGESETPREGEGRREDASRTSLEPTRGEAQATFGSALTRAGEDGWGENAVEGKEDEGERRVGHGEASEDRDGKRNEKGREKKQKTEARFCRPCRRMSAATRLKRQMRLLVLDEADLLLDHFFRPQMQSLLTSLLVRSTQLMAFSATFPPPLLSFFEDLVEALDSRSIAAARERSLRREDDEKRRRAIAFVVAHAEARKRGGDQRDIVQGYVAGRDAHNESDKGGAKDRESKRPLGEANAKGRPSTAREDEQGSDRDQCREPEKKMQDGRPGTNVAQFTQEREEREAGAREASRELCEPRSFQRILLCSSLIIHAGLERRDGEEKRRGAAVTASRAQTAAEAARAIAAELAEKERRKAGNTEGERAAAPHAEPAAREHSQVVEARETLKDGDREGEEERLGQECIDGSDSVPYQMEARHANEETRDKAESDLVEDGREDRKEASATGASTESSRGDRGEKGMMDGPEPEGLHGTAQSDEKGTDSRAEGDKSGELTTVAEARQEPLRVDPRTKPRQRCGEERNNKKGGDTRDMQDPVESHEQDAASKESVCAVSSSSASTVSVPSRPADPRGPPGSRSTTSLPSPLLVGIHYALLVVPDEPTVMRQLGAKVQVLLRVLSTLPFRQAIVFCNSFDSGAQVANCLNQLGVAALYTSARLRQEDRVRALLSLKRVGCRVLVCSDVISRGIDAAGVDLTINLDLPMDKQTFLHRSGRAGRFGGDGFCISIATENERPCWEYLAASFKISLHASLESLKSFVRLHAVGESRTQAAPSCDRGGETPRRSSAADPGGLDDANRKQKEEIPSRADSSLDAAEFISGVRDGWFSVDSAYRVSELEENSETLPPQRDVLNGDAKGSGRTPAQCISSTGTAPTLSVASRAPSSNASPSSSDLPLALSSKSASSSSSSAESGSATCSSKSLRLVSQVGDLHAHLAGTIHGRLGHVSASAAPRVLRARGTSQRRPSTDEEDQTDKRDMAEGRSSPVPREEHLSVSAAAAPALAPHPVNSACQPVAPPPSLQLPAPPLRLGPSFSIKKSEIERTTSTRECLLSVPLFGCYLNGIPVLGSSPSFSLPSLSSPGSIPSFGSFSPPPHACLETSAIVPSWFLKVDRLGDARERLHTAAQGADKEDRPAERGWRLSTAESPMLELTIGCTYANGAVAAATFLQDELCQAAFPSTLSVPTISSSFPTCGTPSDGYPAFVASSPLAAVLFPHPGTPQTETPQLTRGDSDDEKAEEARKVEMVKVRFGKKARPKLAALAGAVAAGRSGIGGAPGHGGAAPPLPREAGNRKSTGEKKRDSSEGGRRGRESDEDGQREQERRRREKDKVERGICGEGADVVDDSDEGSGLQVVVLAMWAEHAHHLARVFFEHSGANPCDATTAAKGKCRQNGPTLSFASFLRSYPSSQAACVPASRSPDAPSPPSLSGPSARRREPEENATNAACVFSDSKRRGRAEKGNEETSDRGRISASVDARGMFAMFQLACRAVARERGFREDAQEKNGQREREEIEAVTAGSEAHYHCIGARNRGTNIRDSIREMKTLHALLWARWAAGTQKPGERL, from the exons ATGGCAGGGGCGATTTCCCGtccagaagaaggcgacgaagcgccgCACTCCTCTGCATCTGCAAACCGGGACGCGGAGGCTGCAAACCGGGACGTGGCGGCTGCAAACCGGGACGTGGCGGCTGCAAACCGGGACGTGGCGGCTGCAAACCGGGACGCGGAGGCTGCAAACCGGGACGCGGAGGCTGCAAACCGGGACGCGGAGTCTACAATCCTCGACGAAAGGCACTCCTACAGAGCAGGCAGCGCGGGCAGTGCTGTCTGCACTCTTGTGGACACTTCAGTCTTTCAAGATGCGTATCACGAAGTGTTTgaatcgtcttcttcgccgttcgAGGACGACGGGATGTACACTTCCGAGGAGGAGCTCTACGAGCCGGAACTGTCTCTCATGGAGCTCATTCATCCCGCAGGGCCGGACGTCTCCGCGGAGTCCTTGGGTGACGAGGCaacgcgccgctctcgcctttggAGGGAGACTGTCCCCGCAACGGCAGCTCCGGGAGAGGCAACTGCccacctttctcttcttctctccgacgAGGCGGCTCAGCAGGCGACAACTCCGCATTTGCCGCCGCACAGGTCCGTAGATGTGCAGCAGCCTgggcgagaacagagacgaagcgcgaggcaccagggagacggaaaggacaGCCAAGAGTGCCGGGAGCAAGGTCAGCACGGAGGCGcagaacagggagaaaatggagaggatcgagaaaagaaaggaggggaggaaggagacggagaagaagagcacgCGGGGGCGAGGCCGATGGAGTTTTCGGATTTCGAGCTTGACGCTGCTCTGCTGAAGAGTCTCGATCGATTGCGACTCGCCATCCCGTCGCCAGTGCAGTGTGAAGCGATCCCGCCTGCTCTCAAGGGGCGAG aCGTGATTGTCCAGGCCAAGTCCGGCACCGGAAAAACCGTAGCTttctgcctcgttctccttcagAGGCTGCTTTGTGAAATCGAAAACACCaagcgcgccgtcgccctggaaaaggcgaaggatTTCTACCACAGCTACGACGCTCGCGTTGCCCCGCCAgccgtttcgtcttctttggctgtctcgtcctctccctcttcttcctcctctttctcttcttccatctctgtttcctgttcttctgtctctgcgtcctcttcgtctgagtcttctgcgccgcgggcgccttttccgcctccGGCTGCCGCCGCGGAGGCTTACGTCCCTTCAAGTGCTGCATGTAAACCTGAGGCGGAAATCGCGAAGAACGCCGCGGTGGGGTTTggcctcgtcgtcgcccctACACGCGAGCTCGCCGTGCAAATCGCCAATGAGATGGGGCGTCTCGCCTGGTGTCTTCGTCCG ACGgtgcgcctcgcctgcctctttgGCGGCAGACCTCTCAGCGTTTGCCACCAGCAGCTGCGCGAACGACCGCACCTGCTCGTCTCCACCCCAG GGCGTCTGCTGAGCCTGCTGAGGAACAAAGGAACGCAGAAAGTCCTGTCGGCGTGGCCTTGCCTCTGCGCCGGGACCGAAAAaggagcgaagcgaggcgcgcgcgaagacgccgacgcggagacggcggagccGCTTGAGGAACACACTGCAGAGACGGTGGCTGCCTCCTcgagaggacgggaagagcgaagcgaaggcgagagcgagacaccaaaagaagaagccggtgagagcgagacgccgagagaagaagccggtgagagcgagacgccgagagaagaagccggtgagagcgagacgccgagagaaggcgagggacggcgagaggacgccTCGCGGACGAGTCTGGAGCCGACCCGTGGCGAGGCACAGGCAACCTTTGGGAGCGCGCTCACGCGGGCCGGCGAAGACGGGTGGGGAGAGAACGCAGtcgaagggaaggaggaTGAGGGCGAGCGTCGAGTGGGTCACGGCGAAGCCTCAGAGGATCGAGACGGCAAGCGgaacgagaaaggcagagagaagaagcaaaaaacCGAAGCGAGATTCTGCCGACCATGCCGACGAATGTCGGCGGCGACTCGCCTCAAACGCCAGATGCGCCTCCTGGTGCTCGACGAGGCGGACCTTCTCCTGGACCACTTCTTTCGGCCGCAGATGCA GTCGCTTTTGACGTCTCTGCTCGTCCGCAGCACGCAGCTGATGGCCTTCTCAGCGACGTtcccgccgcctcttctttcgttctTCGAGGACCTCGTTGAGGCTCTGGACTCGCGAAGCATCGCTGCCGCACGCGAGAGGAGTTTGCGccgggaagacgacgaaaaaaGGCGGCGAGCGATCGCGTTTGtcgtggcgcatgcagaggcgcgaaagCGCGGAGGCGACCAGCGAGACATTGTGCAGGGATACGTCGCAGGCCGAGATGCACACAACGAATCCGACAAAGGAGGCGCCAAAGACAGGGAGTCTAAGCGACCGCTGGGCGAGGCAAACGCGAAGGGCCGGCCATCAACCGCACGAGAGGACGAACAAGGAAGCGACCGAGACCAATGCAGAGagccagaaaaaaagatgCAGGACGGGAGGCCAGGGACGAATGTCGCGCAGTTCACGCAGGAGCGCGAGGAACGTGAGGCCGGTGCACGCGAGGCGAGTCGCGAGTTGTGTGAACCACGCAGTTTCCAGCGGATTCTGTTGTGTTCCTCGCTGATCATCCACGCGGGACTCGAGCgtcgagacggcgaggagaagaggcgaggcgcggctgTCACCGCTTCGCGAGCGCAGACAGCTGCCGAGGCTGCGCGGGCAATCGCAGCTGAGCTGGCcgaaaaagaacggagaaaggcaggcaacacagaaggcgaacgaGCAGCGGCACCGCATGCAGAACCAGCAGCGCGAGAACACAGCCAGGTGGTCGAGGCAAGAGAAACGCTGAAAGACGGGgaccgagaaggagaagaggaaaggctgGGGCAGGAGTGCATCGACGGCAGCGACAGTGTCCCGTACCAAATGGAGGCAAGGCACGcaaacgaggagacgcgagacaaggcagagagcgatctcgtggaagacggaagagaagacaggaaggaagcgagtgCGACCGGGGCAAGTACAGAGAGTAGCAGAGGCGAtcgaggggagaagggaaTGATGGACGGCCCAGAGCCGGAAGGCCTGCACGGGACGGCacagagcgacgagaagggaaccGATTCgagagcagagggagacaagagcgGCGAGTTGACGACCGTGGCCGAAGCGAGGCAAGAACCGCTGCGGGTGGATCCTCGCACGAAACCCCGGCAGCgctgcggagaagaaagaaacaatAAAAAGGGCGGAGACACTCGGGACATGCAAGATCCAGTGGAAAGCCACGAACAGGACGCAGCGTCAAAAGAGTCCGTTTGTgcggtttcgtcttcttccgcatcCACTGTTTCTGTCCCGTCGAGACCCGCCGATCCCCGCGGCCCTCCGGGTTCTCGCTCGACTacgtctctgccttctccgcttctcgtcG GAATTCACTACGCGCTCTTGGTCGTCCCAGATGAGCCGACAGTCATGCGGCAGCTAGGCGCGAAGGTTCAGGTCTTGCTCCGTGTCTTGTCGACTCTGCCGTTCCGCCAAGCCATCGTCTTCTGCAACAGCTTCGATTC aggcgcaCAAGTCGCAAACTGCCTCAATCAGCTCGGCGTGGCGGCTTTGTATACGAG TGCCCGCCTGAGACAGGAAGACCGCGTGCGagcgctcctctccctcaaGCGCGTCGGTtgtcgcgtcctcgtctgttCGGACGTT ATCAGTCGTGGAATCGATGCCGCAGGCGTCGACTTGACGATCAACCTCGACTTGCCTATG GACAAACAGACGTTTCTGCATCGGAGTGGCCGCGCGGGACGCttcggcggcgacggcttcTGCATTTCGATTGCCACGGAGAACGAGCGACCGTGCTGGGAGTATCTCGCAGCCTCCTTTAAAATCTCCTTACATGCATCCCTCGAGAGCCTCAAGTCCTTTGTGAGGCTCCACGCGGTCGGGGAGAGCCGGACCCAGGCCGCGCCGAGCTGTGATCgcggtggagagacgccgcgccgctcctcggCAGCAGATCCCGGCGGCCTCGACGACGCGAATCGAAAGCAGAAGGAGGAGATTCCGTCCCGCGCCGACTCGAGTTTGGACGCAGCCGAATTCATCAGCGGTGTTCGAGACGGTTGGTTCTCAGTCGACTCGGCCTATAGGGTGTCTGAGTTGGAGGAAAACTCCGAGACGCTTCCGCCTCAGAGGGACGTGTTGAATGGCGACGCAAAAGGGAGTGGCCGGACTCCTGCTCAATGCATTTCGTCAACTGGTACCGCGCCTACCCTTTCGGTCGCCTCACGAGCACCGTCTTCCAacgcttcgccgtcctcgtccgACTTGCCCTTGGCTTTGTCTTCGAAatcggcgtcttcttcctcttcttccgctgagTCTGGCTCGGCGACTTGTTCTTCGAAGTCGCTGCGTTTGGTCTCGCAAGTTGGGgatttgcatgcgcacctAGCAGGGACTATCCACGGGCGTCTCGGGCATGTTTCTGCATCAGCTGCTCCCAGGGTACTCCGCGCGCGGGGCACGTCCCAGCGACGACCCAGCACCGATGAAGAAGACCAgacagacaagagagacatggCGGAAGGCCGCAGCTCGCCGGTTCCTCGAGAAGAGCATCTTTCGGtttcagcagctgctgcccCGGCACTTGCGCCACATCCGGTAAACTCCGCGTGTCAGCCTGTCGcgcctcctccttctctACAACTGCCTGCGCCTCCCCTTCGTTTGGGTCCGTCCTTCAGCATCAAAAAAAGTGAGATCGAGAGGACAACCTCCACGCGtgagtgtctcctttccgtccctctctttggGTGCTATCTGAACGGAATACCTGTCTTGGGGTcctccccttccttttctttgccCTCCTTGTCTTCGCCTGGCTCTATCCCTTCTTTCgggtctttctcgcctccacccCACGCCTGTTTGGAGACCTCCGCGATTGTTCCTTCCTGGTTTCTGAAAGTGGATCGgctcggcgacgcgcgggAACGTCTTCACACCGCGGCTCAGGGGGCAGACAAAGAAGACCGGCCAGCAGAACGAGgctggcgtctctcgacCGCCGAGTCTCCGATGCTAGAGCTCACAATCGGGTGCACATACGCGAATGGTGCGGTCGCGGCGGCCACGTTTCTTCAAGATGAACTTTGCCAAgctgcgtttccttcgaCTCTGTCCGTTCCCACaatctcctcttcttttcccacGTGTGGGACGCCTTCTGATGGCTATCCTGCTTttgtcgcttcctcgcccctcgcggCTGTTCTGTTCCCGCACCCGGGTACACCCCAGACGGAAACGCCACAGCTGAcacgaggcgacagcgacgacgagaaggctgaggaagcgcgaaagGTGGAAATGGTCAAAGTGAGGTTCGGCAAGAAGGCGCGGCCGAAGCTCGCGGCTCTGGCTGGTGCCGTAGCGGCAGGACGTTCCGGGATCGGAGGCGCGCCGGGGCACGGCggtgcggcgcctccgctgcctcgcgagGCAGGCAATCGAAAGAGCacgggcgagaaaaagagagactccagcgagggaggaaggcgaggaagagagtcgGATGAGGACGGCCAACGTGAacaagagaggcggcgaagagagaaggacaaagTCGAACGGGGCATTTGCGGTGAAGGCGCGGACGTCGTCGACGACTCAGACGAGGGCTCGGGCTTGCAGGTCGTGGTTCTTGCCATGTGGGCGGAGCATGCACACCATCTTGCGCGGGTCTTTTTCGAGCATTCTGGAGCAAACCCCTGCGACGCCACAACCGCCGCCAAAGGCAAATGCCGGCAAAACGGACCGACGCTTAgctttgcgtcttttttgcGTTCATACCCTTCTTCCCAGGCCGCTTGTGTGCCCGCCTCCCGCTCCCCGGATGCGCCTTCGCCACCGTCCTTGAGTGGCCCGAGCGCGCGACGTAGGGAACCGGAAGAAAATGCAACGAACGCagcctgcgttttctctgactcgaaaagaagaggaagagcagaaaaagggaacgaggaaacgtCCGATCGCGGACGCATCTCGGCGAGCGTCGATGCCCGAGGGATGTTTGCCATGTTCCAGCTCGCGTGTCGCGCGGTGGCGAGGGAGCGTGGATTCCGCGAAGATGCACAGGAAAAGAAtggacaaagagagagggaagagatcGAAGCGGTAACGGCAGGCTCCGAGGCACACTACCACTGCATCGGCGCACGAAACAGGGGAACAAATATCCGTGACTCCATCAGGGAAATGAagacgctgcatgcgctgctcTGGGCAAGATGGGCCGCCGGCACTCAGAAGCCGGGCGAGAGACTGTGA